The Halopseudomonas sabulinigri genome window below encodes:
- the surE gene encoding 5'/3'-nucleotidase SurE produces the protein MRILIANDDGVLAPGIKALHGALADYADCVVVAPEEDRSGASSALSLDRPLRPFVYENGFIGLNGTPTDCVHLGLNAFYEDSVDMVVSGINLGANLGDDVLYSGTVAAALEGRFLARPAMAFSLVGRQTENLPAAAAIARQMVEAHDKLDLPPRTILSVNIPNLPLAQIKGICLTRLGHRSRAARPIKWTDPRGKEGYWISVAGDAEDGGEGTDFHAVMQGYVSVTPLRVDKTHYEVFDHLQGWLGNLG, from the coding sequence ATGCGTATTCTGATAGCCAATGACGACGGTGTGCTGGCGCCGGGTATCAAAGCCCTGCACGGCGCGCTGGCGGACTATGCCGACTGCGTCGTGGTCGCTCCGGAAGAAGACCGCAGCGGCGCCAGCAGTGCCTTGAGCCTCGATCGGCCGTTGCGTCCCTTTGTGTATGAAAACGGTTTTATCGGCCTTAACGGCACACCGACCGACTGCGTGCATCTGGGCCTCAATGCCTTTTATGAAGATAGCGTGGATATGGTCGTCTCCGGCATCAATCTGGGCGCTAACCTGGGCGATGATGTGCTTTATTCGGGCACGGTAGCGGCGGCGCTGGAAGGGCGCTTTCTGGCGCGCCCGGCGATGGCCTTTTCGTTGGTGGGCCGGCAGACCGAAAACCTGCCCGCAGCCGCGGCCATTGCCCGGCAGATGGTCGAGGCCCACGACAAGCTCGACCTGCCGCCGCGGACCATTCTGAGCGTCAATATTCCCAACCTGCCGCTGGCGCAGATCAAGGGTATCTGCCTGACGCGTCTGGGCCACCGTTCACGTGCAGCGCGGCCGATCAAGTGGACTGACCCGCGCGGCAAGGAAGGCTACTGGATTTCAGTTGCAGGTGATGCCGAGGATGGCGGCGAAGGTACTGATTTTCACGCGGTCATGCAGGGTTATGTTTCGGTAACACCCTTGCGGGTCGACAAGACGCATTACGAAGTCTTCGACCACCTGCAAGGCTGGCTGGGTAATCTGGGCTGA
- the truD gene encoding tRNA pseudouridine(13) synthase TruD, producing MLEAELLGQRAWGEPCGAAVLKAAPEDFRVTEVLDIELSGQGEHLWLLLEKRGLNTEEVARKLARASGVSLRNISYAGLKDRIAVTRQWFSLQLPGKADPDFSALWGDNLRCLQQLRHKRKLQRGAHSANRFLIRLTELQADKPRLDARLQLLAEQGVPNYFGPQRFGFAGGNLHDARSWAERSAYPPARGTRSRLLSAARSYLFNQMLAERVAAANWNTVMAGDCLAFTQSRSQFPAAELAADDPRVAQLDLHPTASLWGAGELDSSGEQADMEARVAAQHRLLAEWLAAAGLDQARRILRLPIAGLTWHYPSSDCLELEFTLPTGCFATAVLRELVVLVSQAGGGLESEN from the coding sequence ATGCTTGAGGCCGAGCTGTTAGGTCAGCGCGCCTGGGGCGAGCCCTGCGGTGCGGCGGTGCTGAAAGCGGCGCCGGAAGACTTTCGCGTCACCGAAGTGCTGGATATCGAGCTGTCCGGTCAGGGCGAGCACCTTTGGCTGTTGCTGGAAAAGCGCGGCCTGAATACCGAAGAGGTGGCGCGCAAGCTGGCCCGCGCCAGTGGCGTGTCTCTGCGCAACATAAGTTATGCCGGGCTGAAGGATCGCATTGCGGTCACCCGGCAGTGGTTCAGCCTGCAGTTGCCGGGCAAGGCCGATCCGGATTTCTCAGCGCTTTGGGGCGATAACCTCCGTTGCCTGCAACAGCTGCGACATAAGCGCAAACTGCAGCGCGGCGCCCATAGCGCCAACCGCTTTTTGATTCGCCTGACTGAACTGCAGGCGGATAAACCGCGACTTGATGCGCGTCTGCAGCTGCTGGCGGAGCAGGGAGTGCCCAATTATTTTGGCCCTCAGCGCTTCGGTTTTGCCGGCGGCAATCTGCACGATGCACGCAGCTGGGCAGAGCGCAGTGCGTATCCGCCAGCGCGGGGTACACGCTCGCGGCTGCTGTCTGCGGCGCGCAGTTATCTGTTTAACCAGATGCTCGCCGAGCGTGTGGCGGCGGCCAACTGGAACACCGTGATGGCAGGCGACTGCCTGGCTTTCACCCAGAGTCGCAGCCAGTTTCCGGCGGCAGAGCTGGCCGCTGACGACCCCCGCGTAGCGCAGCTGGATCTGCACCCGACCGCTTCGCTTTGGGGTGCGGGTGAGCTGGACAGCAGCGGCGAGCAGGCAGACATGGAGGCAAGGGTAGCGGCACAGCATCGGCTTCTGGCAGAGTGGTTGGCGGCGGCCGGACTGGATCAGGCGCGGCGCATTTTACGCCTCCCCATTGCCGGTCTGACGTGGCATTATCCGTCCTCGGATTGCCTTGAACTTGAATTCACCCTGCCCACCGGCTGCTTTGCAACCGCGGTACTGCGCGAGCTGGTAGTGCTGGTCAGCCAGGCCGGCGGTGGGCTAGAAAGCGAAAACTGA
- the ispF gene encoding 2-C-methyl-D-erythritol 2,4-cyclodiphosphate synthase — MRIGHGYDVHRFTEGDFVTLGGVRIAHRFGLLAHSDGDVLLHALSDALLGAAALGDIGKHFPDTDAAYAGADSRVLLRHVLGLVQGKGWQVANVDATIIAQAPKMAPHIDAMRELIAADLQVTLDQVNVKATTTEKLGFTGREEGIAVHAVALLLPHA; from the coding sequence ATGCGTATCGGTCACGGCTATGATGTACACCGCTTCACCGAGGGGGATTTCGTTACTCTGGGTGGCGTGCGCATTGCGCATCGATTCGGCCTGCTGGCGCACTCCGATGGCGATGTATTGCTGCATGCCCTGAGCGACGCCCTGCTGGGCGCGGCGGCGCTGGGCGACATCGGCAAGCACTTCCCGGATACCGATGCCGCCTACGCCGGTGCCGATAGCCGCGTATTGCTGCGGCATGTGCTGGGGCTGGTGCAGGGCAAGGGCTGGCAGGTTGCCAATGTCGACGCCACCATCATCGCCCAGGCGCCAAAGATGGCGCCGCACATTGACGCCATGCGTGAGTTGATCGCCGCTGACCTGCAGGTCACGTTGGATCAGGTCAACGTCAAGGCCACTACTACTGAGAAATTGGGTTTCACCGGGCGGGAAGAGGGTATCGCGGTGCACGCCGTTGCCCTGTTGTTGCCCCATGCTTGA
- the fghA gene encoding S-formylglutathione hydrolase, with product MNDIELVSANKSFGGWQKRYRHQSKALRCDMVFGIYLPPQADQGKPLPVLYWLSGLTCNDENFSQKAGAQRLAAELGMVLVMPDTSPRGEGVPDDAAGAYDFGLGAGFYVNATQLPWAEHYRMYDYVVDELPALIEEHFPVSDQRSISGHSMGGHGALVCALRNPGRYRSVSAFAPITHPLDCPWGHKALGNYLGNDRQAWKQWDACELIAEAEERLPLLVDQGEADNFLTEQLKPEALEAAAQVAGHPLTLRRQPGYDHSYFFIASFIDDHLRHHGKALGLL from the coding sequence ATGAACGATATTGAATTGGTTTCTGCCAACAAAAGTTTCGGCGGTTGGCAGAAGCGTTATCGGCACCAGTCCAAGGCGCTGCGGTGTGACATGGTGTTCGGTATTTACCTGCCGCCGCAGGCGGATCAGGGCAAGCCGCTGCCGGTGCTGTACTGGTTGTCGGGCTTGACCTGCAATGACGAGAATTTCAGCCAGAAGGCGGGCGCGCAGCGGCTGGCGGCCGAGCTCGGCATGGTGCTGGTGATGCCCGACACCAGCCCGCGCGGTGAAGGCGTGCCGGATGATGCGGCCGGTGCCTACGACTTCGGCCTGGGCGCCGGGTTTTACGTCAACGCCACCCAGTTGCCTTGGGCAGAGCACTACCGCATGTACGACTATGTGGTAGACGAGCTGCCAGCCCTGATTGAGGAGCACTTTCCGGTCAGCGATCAGCGCAGTATCAGTGGTCATTCGATGGGTGGGCACGGCGCTCTGGTGTGCGCTCTGCGCAACCCCGGCCGTTATCGCTCGGTGTCGGCCTTTGCGCCAATCACCCATCCGCTGGACTGCCCCTGGGGGCACAAGGCGCTGGGCAATTACCTGGGTAATGACCGCCAAGCCTGGAAGCAGTGGGATGCCTGCGAACTGATTGCCGAGGCCGAAGAGCGTTTGCCCTTGTTGGTGGATCAGGGCGAGGCAGACAACTTTCTGACTGAGCAACTCAAGCCTGAAGCGCTCGAAGCCGCCGCCCAGGTAGCCGGGCACCCGCTCACGCTGCGCAGGCAGCCTGGGTACGATCACAGCTACTTCTTTATCGCCAGCTTCATCGATGATCATTTGCGTCATCACGGCAAAGCGCTGGGGCTGCTCTGA
- a CDS encoding S-(hydroxymethyl)glutathione dehydrogenase/class III alcohol dehydrogenase, with product MIKSRAAVAFAPNEPLQIVEVDVAPPQAGEVLIRIVASGVCHTDAYTLSGQDSEGVFPCILGHEGGGVVEAVGEGVTSVQVGDHVIPLYTAECRECKFCKSGKTNLCSSVRTTQGKGLMPDGTSRFSYNGEPVYHYMGCSTFSEYTVLPEVSVAVIPKEAPLEKVCLLGCGVTTGIGAVLNTAKVEAGATVAIFGLGGIGLAAIIGAKMAGASRIIGVDINPAKEAIARELGMDEFVNPKDYDKPIQEVIVDMTDGGVDYSFECIGNVQLMRAALECCHKGWGESTIIGVAPAGAEISTRPFQLVTGRVWRGSAFGGVKGRTELPSYVEKSQTGEIPLDSFITHTMGLDQINEAFDLMHEGKSIRTVIHF from the coding sequence ATGATCAAGTCCCGCGCCGCTGTGGCCTTTGCGCCGAATGAACCCCTGCAGATCGTAGAAGTGGATGTTGCACCGCCGCAGGCCGGCGAGGTGCTGATTCGCATCGTTGCTTCCGGCGTTTGCCATACCGACGCCTACACCCTGTCTGGTCAGGACAGCGAAGGCGTGTTCCCGTGCATCCTCGGTCACGAGGGCGGCGGCGTGGTTGAAGCGGTCGGCGAAGGTGTGACATCCGTCCAGGTCGGCGATCATGTGATTCCGCTGTACACCGCTGAGTGCCGCGAGTGCAAATTCTGCAAGTCCGGCAAGACCAACCTGTGCAGCTCCGTGCGTACCACCCAGGGCAAGGGTTTGATGCCGGACGGCACCAGCCGCTTCAGCTACAACGGCGAGCCGGTCTACCACTACATGGGCTGCTCAACCTTCTCCGAATACACCGTGCTGCCGGAAGTTTCGGTCGCCGTGATTCCCAAGGAAGCACCGTTGGAAAAGGTCTGTCTGCTGGGCTGTGGTGTTACTACCGGTATTGGTGCGGTACTGAACACCGCCAAGGTGGAGGCGGGCGCGACTGTCGCCATCTTTGGTCTGGGCGGTATCGGTCTGGCCGCGATCATCGGCGCCAAGATGGCCGGCGCGAGCCGTATTATTGGTGTCGACATTAACCCGGCCAAGGAAGCTATTGCCCGGGAGCTGGGCATGGATGAGTTCGTCAATCCAAAGGACTACGACAAGCCGATTCAGGAAGTCATCGTCGACATGACCGATGGCGGCGTGGACTACAGTTTCGAGTGCATCGGCAACGTGCAGCTGATGCGTGCCGCGTTGGAGTGCTGTCACAAGGGCTGGGGTGAATCCACCATCATCGGCGTGGCTCCGGCCGGTGCCGAGATCAGCACCCGCCCGTTCCAGCTGGTGACCGGCCGCGTCTGGCGCGGCAGCGCCTTCGGTGGCGTCAAGGGACGTACCGAACTGCCGAGCTATGTCGAGAAATCCCAGACCGGCGAGATCCCGCTGGACAGCTTCATCACCCACACCATGGGGCTGGATCAGATCAACGAAGCTTTTGATCTGATGCACGAAGGCAAGAGCATTCGCACCGTCATTCATTTTTAA
- a CDS encoding LysR substrate-binding domain-containing protein, translating to MGNWEGIEEFVAVAETGHFTGAATRLGLSSSHVSRQIARLEDRLQTRLFYRSTRKVSLTEAGQTFLQHCQRLQDARDEALQAITDLGSEPKGLLRMTCSVAYGESFIMPLVDDFMQQHPQLRIEMTLTNQTLDLLHGSYDLAIRLGRLQDSSLIATRLAPRHMYLCAAPSYLVHHGAPHSLSELPRHNCLIGSSDVWSFQQRGKEVPVRVQGNWRCNSGQAVLEAALRGFGLCQLPDYYVREHLRSGALRALLPQHQPPHTAVWALYPQQRHLSPKVRQLVDYLKHGLALRPEYRHDQAP from the coding sequence ATGGGCAACTGGGAAGGTATCGAAGAATTTGTAGCCGTAGCTGAAACCGGGCACTTCACCGGCGCGGCTACTCGTCTGGGCCTGTCCTCATCCCACGTGAGTCGGCAGATTGCGAGACTCGAAGACCGTCTGCAAACCCGCCTGTTCTACCGCAGCACGCGTAAAGTCAGCTTGACCGAGGCCGGACAGACCTTTCTGCAGCATTGCCAGCGCCTGCAGGATGCGCGCGATGAGGCGCTACAGGCGATCACCGACCTGGGCAGCGAACCCAAGGGCCTGTTGCGCATGACCTGCTCGGTTGCCTACGGCGAAAGCTTCATCATGCCGCTGGTAGACGACTTCATGCAGCAGCATCCTCAGCTGCGAATCGAAATGACCCTGACCAATCAGACGCTGGACCTGCTGCACGGCAGCTACGACCTGGCAATCCGCCTGGGGCGTCTGCAAGACTCCAGCCTGATCGCCACCCGGCTGGCACCGCGGCATATGTACCTTTGCGCGGCGCCAAGCTACCTGGTGCACCACGGCGCGCCGCACAGCCTGTCTGAGTTGCCGCGGCACAATTGTCTTATCGGCAGCAGCGATGTTTGGAGTTTTCAGCAACGCGGCAAGGAGGTGCCGGTGCGGGTGCAGGGCAATTGGCGCTGCAACAGTGGGCAAGCGGTGCTGGAGGCTGCCTTGCGCGGGTTCGGGCTGTGCCAGTTGCCGGACTACTATGTGCGCGAACATTTGCGCAGCGGCGCCTTGCGTGCCTTGCTGCCGCAACATCAGCCGCCGCATACCGCGGTGTGGGCGTTGTACCCCCAGCAGCGCCATCTCTCACCCAAAGTGCGCCAGCTGGTCGATTACCTGAAGCACGGACTGGCCTTACGTCCGGAGTACCGGCACGACCAGGCACCCTGA
- a CDS encoding DUF4168 domain-containing protein gives MMNIKKLSAALAIATMTATAGVPFAMAQSMDGATQQQYGEPQGSAQASAPVSEADLEKFVSAEKKVNEIREDLTEELSSAGDQQEAQELQMGAQKEMVEAIQDEELDIPRYNEIASRMQTDMELRQRAQQYN, from the coding sequence ATGATGAACATTAAAAAGCTCAGTGCCGCTCTTGCCATTGCCACCATGACCGCTACCGCCGGTGTACCCTTTGCCATGGCGCAGTCAATGGACGGTGCCACCCAGCAGCAATACGGTGAGCCACAAGGCTCAGCCCAGGCATCGGCCCCGGTCAGCGAAGCGGATCTGGAGAAGTTCGTCAGTGCCGAGAAGAAAGTGAACGAAATTCGTGAAGACCTGACTGAGGAGCTGAGCAGTGCCGGCGACCAGCAGGAAGCCCAGGAACTGCAGATGGGTGCCCAGAAAGAGATGGTTGAGGCCATTCAGGACGAGGAGCTGGACATTCCGCGCTACAACGAAATCGCCTCGCGTATGCAGACCGACATGGAGCTGCGCCAGCGCGCTCAGCAATACAACTAA
- a CDS encoding sensor histidine kinase, which produces MSKKDPFSFGTLARRLAPSRLSGLQRTLLLFVVLPLLLLTALGIRFGLEQASQFQQQRLKNDLELIGRAISIPIGTALGENDRQAIELALGSVFVLGEVYGASVFDVNGVRLASAGVTESDLTRTRIPDLIVATGEAQQGFSQVGGRHLFSHFMPLFDVGGNIQGLIQITRRASDFGRALDQLTIIAWAAWGVLGLTIICAVMLGHYGGVGRHVDKLLEHMQRVAQGDHSHRAALEGPAEVAALAEGLNHMLDSIEQARREVDEHRAAETALLAQLKDNEKMAAIGGMARGVAHELGAPLSVIDGRARRLQRSSDPDSPQQREFSAIRAQVARLTSTVKQLLDYSRPAAATLRRTDPVQLSNSALDAITPEFEQSGKQLQRHYQPAAPALFGDPARLELALLNLLRNALQAARSRVEVSLSNNEQQLIIRISDDGPGLPDNDVTQLLEPFFTTKAPGEGTGLGLAIVQNIVEEHGGALLLANRPEGGCCASLLLPIHKEADA; this is translated from the coding sequence ATGAGCAAAAAAGACCCGTTTAGTTTTGGCACACTAGCCCGCCGTTTGGCTCCTTCGCGCCTGAGCGGCCTGCAGCGCACCCTGCTGCTGTTTGTGGTGCTGCCACTCTTGCTGCTGACAGCACTCGGCATCCGCTTTGGGCTAGAGCAGGCCAGCCAGTTTCAGCAGCAACGCCTGAAAAATGACCTGGAGCTGATCGGCCGCGCCATCAGCATTCCCATCGGCACCGCGTTGGGCGAGAACGACCGCCAGGCTATTGAACTGGCACTGGGCTCGGTCTTCGTGCTCGGCGAGGTGTACGGCGCCTCGGTGTTTGACGTCAACGGCGTGCGCCTGGCTTCGGCGGGCGTTACCGAAAGCGATCTCACGCGTACCCGCATACCCGACCTGATTGTCGCCACCGGCGAGGCACAGCAAGGCTTCAGTCAGGTCGGCGGGCGCCATCTGTTCTCCCACTTCATGCCGCTGTTTGATGTTGGCGGCAACATTCAAGGCCTGATCCAGATTACCCGCCGCGCCAGCGACTTCGGTCGCGCGCTGGACCAGCTGACGATCATCGCCTGGGCCGCCTGGGGCGTGCTCGGGCTCACTATTATCTGCGCCGTCATGCTCGGCCACTACGGCGGCGTAGGTCGGCACGTGGATAAGCTGCTGGAGCATATGCAGCGGGTTGCCCAGGGTGACCATTCCCACCGCGCGGCACTGGAGGGGCCGGCCGAGGTCGCGGCGCTGGCCGAGGGTCTCAATCACATGCTCGACAGCATCGAGCAGGCGCGTCGCGAAGTGGATGAGCACCGCGCGGCGGAGACCGCCCTGCTGGCGCAACTCAAGGACAACGAGAAAATGGCGGCGATCGGCGGCATGGCCCGCGGCGTCGCACATGAGTTGGGCGCGCCGCTCAGCGTCATCGATGGCCGCGCCCGTCGCCTGCAACGCAGCAGCGATCCAGACTCGCCACAGCAACGCGAATTCAGCGCGATACGCGCTCAGGTCGCACGCCTGACCAGCACCGTGAAGCAACTGCTCGATTACAGCCGGCCCGCCGCCGCGACCCTGCGCAGAACCGATCCCGTGCAACTGAGCAACAGCGCGCTGGACGCCATCACCCCGGAGTTCGAACAGTCCGGTAAACAGCTGCAGCGTCACTATCAACCAGCGGCGCCGGCGCTGTTCGGCGACCCGGCAAGACTGGAACTGGCCTTGCTGAACCTGCTGCGCAATGCCCTGCAGGCGGCGCGTAGCCGCGTCGAGGTGAGTCTGAGCAACAACGAGCAGCAATTGATTATCCGCATCAGCGACGATGGCCCCGGCCTGCCGGACAACGATGTGACTCAGTTGCTGGAGCCCTTCTTCACCACCAAGGCGCCCGGCGAAGGAACCGGCCTGGGTCTGGCTATCGTACAAAACATCGTTGAGGAGCACGGCGGCGCCCTGCTGCTGGCCAACCGACCCGAGGGCGGATGCTGCGCCAGCCTGCTGTTGCCCATACACAAGGAGGCGGATGCATGA
- a CDS encoding sigma-54-dependent transcriptional regulator, producing MSHTEHLLLVEDDSGLRELLQEELEAEGYQVTACGSAEDALGPLQQAEIDLLISDLRLPGADGLSLLPPAQALSPAPAVLIITAFGSVQQAVNALQNGADDFLTKPLEIDHFLLTVKRLLENRRLRREVQRYRSIMAVEQFHGIIGQSSGMRRLFQHIRQMAGADGPVLIQGESGTGKELVARAVHEESGRSGKPYMVVNCGGIPAELMESEFFGHAAGAYTGARKARAGLFQQAEGGTLMLDEIGEMPLALQAKLLRALQDGNVRPVGSDHEIQLDVRVIAATNRNLTECVEQGTFREDLFYRLETFNLQVPPLRERSDDIHYLADFFLARFNARQQRQIKGFSDAARQALLHYPFPGNVRELQNAVERAATFSQGALIELHDLPERMQSSNLSNPVTHSQAPGSPPQTDDQLPSLEQVQRRYIHQVLDATGGNKRKAADILGITRRTLYRWIE from the coding sequence ATGAGCCACACCGAACACCTGTTACTGGTTGAAGACGACAGCGGCCTGCGCGAGTTACTGCAGGAGGAGCTGGAGGCCGAGGGCTATCAGGTCACCGCCTGCGGCAGTGCCGAGGACGCCCTTGGCCCCCTGCAGCAGGCCGAGATTGACTTGCTGATCAGCGATTTGCGCCTGCCCGGTGCCGATGGCCTGAGCCTGCTGCCGCCCGCGCAGGCCCTATCGCCCGCCCCGGCAGTGCTGATCATCACCGCCTTTGGCTCGGTGCAGCAGGCGGTCAACGCGCTGCAAAATGGCGCCGACGACTTCCTCACCAAACCCCTGGAAATCGATCATTTTCTGCTTACCGTCAAGCGCCTGCTGGAGAACCGCCGCCTGCGCCGTGAAGTACAGCGCTACCGCTCGATCATGGCAGTGGAGCAGTTCCACGGCATCATCGGCCAGAGCAGCGGCATGCGCCGGCTGTTTCAGCACATCCGGCAGATGGCCGGTGCCGACGGCCCGGTGCTGATCCAGGGCGAAAGCGGCACCGGTAAGGAACTGGTAGCGCGCGCCGTGCACGAAGAAAGCGGACGCAGCGGCAAGCCCTACATGGTGGTCAACTGTGGCGGCATTCCGGCTGAGCTGATGGAAAGCGAATTCTTTGGCCACGCGGCCGGTGCCTACACTGGCGCGCGCAAGGCCCGCGCCGGGCTGTTTCAACAGGCCGAAGGCGGCACTCTGATGCTCGATGAAATCGGTGAAATGCCGCTCGCGTTGCAGGCCAAGCTGCTGCGCGCCCTGCAGGACGGCAACGTCAGGCCGGTGGGTAGCGACCATGAAATACAACTGGACGTGCGCGTCATTGCGGCCACCAACCGCAATCTGACCGAATGCGTCGAGCAGGGCACCTTCCGCGAGGACCTGTTCTACCGGCTGGAGACCTTCAACCTGCAGGTGCCGCCGCTGCGCGAGCGCAGTGACGACATTCATTACCTGGCGGATTTCTTTCTGGCCCGCTTCAACGCTCGCCAGCAGCGGCAGATCAAGGGCTTCAGTGACGCGGCGCGCCAGGCACTGCTGCATTACCCCTTTCCCGGCAACGTGCGTGAACTGCAAAATGCGGTGGAACGTGCGGCCACCTTTTCCCAGGGCGCACTGATCGAACTGCACGACCTGCCCGAGCGCATGCAAAGCAGCAATCTCAGCAATCCGGTCACCCACAGCCAGGCGCCAGGCAGCCCGCCGCAAACTGACGATCAGCTCCCCAGCCTGGAGCAGGTACAACGCCGCTACATCCATCAGGTACTCGATGCCACGGGCGGCAACAAGCGCAAGGCTGCCGACATTCTGGGTATCACCCGGCGCACGCTTTACCGCTGGATCGAGTAA